The Ogataea parapolymorpha DL-1 chromosome III, whole genome shotgun sequence nucleotide sequence GCCGACACTTACCGACGACTGctgagctgtttttcatGCTCCAAAATGCTGACAATAGCAGGATTACTGATAAGCTTTTCGGCGGCATTTGCCGACGCAGGCAGCAGCGGACTGCGGACATATGGCTCAGAGCCTTCAAGATGGTGGAGCAGAGCCTTCATGCCGGGAATGCCAGCGCTGGATGCCGCCGCATCGGCGTTAGACACGAGCAGATGCAATTTGTTGGCCTGGCTCAAAATTTCTGGAGTCAGTGGCTGTTGACACAGCTCCCACAGCTCCTGACAAGTTTTAGGTGCAAAATTTGGGACGCCGGTGATTGCACCCTGTGCACCGACAATTATTCCTGGTAGCAGAAAATCAATAAACCCGCATAGGGCGAAAAAGGGAATGCCCGTGGTACGTGGACCGAGCGGCGACTGGGCAACGCGGGCCAGCTTGGCAACAGAAGCACAGGTCAGCTTGCAGCCCACTACATTGGGTGCTTTTTCCGCAATTCTAAGAATAAGGTCGCTGGACATGTCGATTCCACCCGCAACAGCAGGAAAGTTGTAGATCAGAACGGGGATAGGGCTCTGGTCTGCGATGGTGGTGTAGTATGCCTCCAAATTGGCTTCTCCTAATCCATAGTATCCAGGTGGAATCACCAGAACACTGTCAGCCCCAGCAGAAGCCGCGTCCTTAGCATATTGGACGGCCTGTTTGGTGGACagtcctccagctccagccATGATAGGCATGGACGCAAAGCCAGCCTCGTCCAGTGCTGTTCTTGCTGAGTTGATCAACTGAATCCTTTCCTCTCTTTCTAAGTGGATGGCCTCCCCCATGGACCCCGAAACAACAGGCATAACGCCGGCCTCAGCAAGACGCAGCGTATGTCTTACAAACTGGTCGTAGTTGATTGTCTCATCGGCGTTGAAGAAACACGGCAAGGGTGCAAGGATTCCAGGACGTAGCGACCGCATTGCCCCCTCACAGCTGGCGGAGACGCTTTATATATGTCGGAGGATGTCGGCGGTGGCCGATATAAATATCTTATCTACACGCAGAAAAACTACATTCATGCAAAATTCACTAGACTACGGTCCCCGCGATCTCATTGGCTATGGCGAGACTACGCCAGACCCATGCTGGCCCAAGGGAGCCAAGATCGCGCTTTCGTTTGTGCTAAACTATGAAGAAGGCAG carries:
- a CDS encoding putative dihydrodipicolinate synthase, translated to MRSLRPGILAPLPCFFNADETINYDQFVRHTLRLAEAGVMPVVSGSMGEAIHLEREERIQLINSARTALDEAGFASMPIMAGAGGLSTKQAVQYAKDAASAGADSVLVIPPGYYGLGEANLEAYYTTIADQSPIPVLIYNFPAVAGGIDMSSDLILRIAEKAPNVVGCKLTCASVAKLARVAQSPLGPRTTGIPFFALCGFIDFLLPGIIVGAQGAITGVPNFAPKTCQELWELCQQPLTPEILSQANKLHLLVSNADAAASSAGIPGMKALLHHLEGSEPYVRSPLLPASANAAEKLISNPAIVSILEHEKQLSSRR